CGCAATGTCCCCGGCGTCATAACCGCCGGTGTCGGTAATCTGTTTGAAGTGCTCCAGATTCAGAACAAGCACGGCGTATGGCAATTGATCACGCACTAATGGCTCAGCCCAACAGAAAAACTGGTGCCGGCTATGCAGACCTGTGATCTGGTCAAGCGCAGAGCCGGGTGCAAACGTGTTGAGATTTTCCATAAGGAATCATCTCAAACTGCAGAAAGAAGTGACTGAGCAAATATGAGCAAATCGCAGATATTTAGCCACGTTGCGCGGCTGCATACAACAATAAGGTGAGACTCGCGCTAATTGCGCAATTCAATGGGATCGTGAAAGCGATAGCCTATATTACGCAAAGTAGTCACCGGTAATTCCAGCCCACACGCTTGTTCGACTTTACGGCGCAGGCGCCGCATCTGGGTATCCATACGGCGCTGATCATAGTCGAGAAAGCGTTCACCCAAGGCGCTAACAATGGATTGCCGGGAAACGTCACCGCCGCTTGCGAGTGCAAGCAGCACAACGTAATCTTGCCCGGATAACGGGATCGGCGGGAAACCAGGGGGAATGAGTTGGCGGGGAGCAGCCTGCAGAATCCAGCAGGGTAATGTATCGGCAACCAGACGGCGGCCCAGTGCTGCTACCGTGGCGTTCAATTCGTCTAAATCGGCAAGTTTTGAAAGGTAGTGATCAGCCCCGTCAATCAGGCCGCTCACTTTGTCATGGGTGGTATTACGGGCGGTCAGGACGATGATGCCAACCCGCTGACGAGCAGCACGTAGCTGTTTGATCAAGTCCGTACCGTCGCCATCCGGCAATCCGAGGTCGATGATGACAATTCGGTGTACAGCGGGAATAAACGCCTGGCGAAATTCGGCAATACTTTTAGCCACCGTAACGTCATGGCCGTTTTCACCCAAATACTCGGCCAATTCTTCGCAAAGAATCGGCTCGTCTTCCAGTAATACCAGATTCATGATCATCCCGAATAAACCCGGAAATTCCATGCCCGGGTTCGTTCATCATTGCTGCACTAACACGCGTGTGTTGAGGCAAAACGATGCGTCCGATCCGTATGACATGGTCCTATCCAATATTACGATACTTATTTTGTGTCGCAATGGGAGTTTGCGGACTTTGCCTGGCGCAGCCGGTGCAGGCGGAACCTCAGCCCATTGCTACGCCGTGGCTAATTGATAGCACCGCAACCCTCACAGCCAAAGACGCCGGGCGCGCCACAACCTGGAACCCGCCAGTCACCGAAGTGAATCATGGCTTTACCGCGGCAGCGATCTGGCTGGGTGTAAATCTCGATGCTGCCCATGGTCAAACCATTCTCGAATTGACCAATCCGATACTTGAAGACGTGCGGCTGTACCAACTGCAGAGCGATGGCTCCTGGCAGGAACAACGGGCTGGCAGAGCCGTAGCGCACAAGCTTTGGCCACTGGACACCATCAGCGTGGCCTTCGTCTTGCCGCCATCCACGGCGAGTACGCATTTCATGCTGCGGATCGCTTCGCGCACGTCCCTTTCCACCCGGGTGCAGTCCTGGTCCGCCAAAGCGTTCTATGCGCATACCGCCGAGGAAGGTTTCTGGCATGGCGTGTACTTCGGCGTGTCT
This genomic interval from Silvimonas soli contains the following:
- a CDS encoding response regulator transcription factor translates to MNLVLLEDEPILCEELAEYLGENGHDVTVAKSIAEFRQAFIPAVHRIVIIDLGLPDGDGTDLIKQLRAARQRVGIIVLTARNTTHDKVSGLIDGADHYLSKLADLDELNATVAALGRRLVADTLPCWILQAAPRQLIPPGFPPIPLSGQDYVVLLALASGGDVSRQSIVSALGERFLDYDQRRMDTQMRRLRRKVEQACGLELPVTTLRNIGYRFHDPIELRN